In one Scyliorhinus canicula chromosome 3, sScyCan1.1, whole genome shotgun sequence genomic region, the following are encoded:
- the dapp1 gene encoding dual adapter for phosphotyrosine and 3-phosphotyrosine and 3-phosphoinositide, whose product MTDPQPDELPRGQGDGLLELDWYHHELSRHAAEALLLSNGKDGSYLLRKSHDCPMLYALSVRGKDSVKHFQIERTEDSIKFGFNEFRSLSEFVSHFANQPLIGSETGTLLILKTPYPRNVNEPSIYESVRVHTAMQSGRTENDLIAEAPSLGTKEGYLTKQGGRVKSWKTRWFILHRNELKYFKDKMSLEPIKTLDLTECTGVQFDYSQEKINCFCLVFPERTYYMCTKTGVEADEWIKLIRWKLTQMKKAAKT is encoded by the exons CTGGTACCACCACGAACTCTCTCGCCATGCTGCTGAAGCCCTGCTCCTTTCCAATGGCAAAGATGGGAGTTACCTTCTCAGGAAGAGTCACGATTGTCCAATGTTGTACGCGTTGTCAGTGAG AGGCAAAGACTCCGTCAAACACTTCCAGATTGAGCGGACCGAAGACTCCATTAAATTTGGGTTTAATGAATTTCGATCACTATCGGAATTTGTCAGTCACTTCGCCAATCAGCCACTTATTGGAAGTGAGACAG GTACGCTTCTTATACTTAAAACTCCCTATCCTCGGAACGTGAACGAGCCTTCCATTTACGAGTCTGTCCGGGTTCACACAGCCATGCAGTCCGGACGCACGGAAAACGACCTGATTGCCGAAGCTCCGTCA TTGGGGACTAAGGAAGGATACCTCACCAAACAAGGAGGCAGAGTCAAG AGCTGGAAAACAAGGTGGTTTATTCTGCATAGAAATGAACTCAAGTATTTCAAGGACAAAATG TCCCTGGAGCCAATTAAGACCCTGGATCTAACAGAATGTACTGGGGTGCAGTTTGACTATTCTCAAGAAAAGATTAATTGTTTCTG TTTGGTATTTCCCGAAAGGACGTATTACATGTGTACAAAGACGGGAGTTGAAGCTGATGAATGGATCAAGTTAATAAGATGGAAACTG ACTCAAATGAAGAAAGCAGCAAAAACTTAA